The following coding sequences lie in one Mucilaginibacter sp. KACC 22773 genomic window:
- a CDS encoding TerC family protein: protein MDLHTILGPDIKAGLLIILNLILIESLLSVDNAAVLATMVLDLPKDQRKKALRYGIIGAYVLRGVCLFLAAWLVKIWWLKPIGGLYLLYLCFDYFKGKIQAANAGGEEEEVDKSKNWLYKSTVGVFGVFWATVALVELMDLAFSIDNVFAAVAFTDHVVLIYIGVFIGILAMRFVAQAFVKLMEKFTFLETVAFIVIGVLGLKLSASLYIHFYPETGFSKMMEGEGADIATSVFTVAIFIIPVLTSLLFNFPKRHTIEPEVAEAAEDVLDKQ, encoded by the coding sequence ATGGATTTACATACAATATTAGGCCCCGATATTAAAGCGGGCCTGCTCATTATTTTAAACCTGATCCTGATAGAGAGTTTACTATCTGTAGATAACGCTGCTGTGCTTGCAACTATGGTGCTCGATCTTCCGAAAGATCAGCGTAAAAAAGCTTTACGTTATGGTATCATCGGCGCGTATGTACTACGGGGCGTTTGCCTTTTCCTGGCCGCGTGGCTGGTAAAAATATGGTGGTTAAAACCCATTGGCGGCTTATACCTGTTATACCTTTGCTTTGATTATTTTAAAGGTAAAATTCAGGCAGCAAACGCGGGCGGCGAAGAGGAGGAAGTTGACAAAAGCAAAAATTGGTTATATAAATCAACAGTGGGTGTATTTGGGGTGTTTTGGGCCACCGTTGCGCTGGTTGAATTAATGGACCTGGCCTTCTCTATTGATAACGTATTCGCTGCGGTAGCTTTTACAGACCACGTGGTTTTGATTTACATAGGCGTATTCATTGGTATACTGGCTATGCGTTTTGTTGCCCAGGCCTTTGTTAAGCTGATGGAAAAATTTACCTTCCTGGAAACTGTAGCGTTTATTGTGATAGGAGTATTGGGCTTAAAATTATCAGCATCATTATATATCCACTTTTACCCCGAAACAGGTTTCTCTAAGATGATGGAAGGCGAAGGAGCCGATATAGCTACATCGGTATTTACCGTAGCCATATTCATTATACCTGTATTAACATCGTTGTTATTCAACTTCCCCAAGCGCCACACCATCGAACCGGAAGTAGCCGAAGCCGCGGAGGATGTTTTGGATAAGCAGTAG
- a CDS encoding phosphoribosyltransferase family protein — translation MNTTYSLHHISNDSNFGFCPDSYSRFKFGDEAVAREFGSALIDGFIAEVLLAQPITQQIVVISSPYSFIPTATFAMKTWFVYGLNRWLAQHGYPVVQETKVHRTITYKEDYGELDAEQRMNLIGNDSFHIDKDFLTGKTLIFLDDIKITGSHERMIMKMVNAYGLSNDIYMLYFAELMNKNIHPNIENFLNYHQVKTIFDLEPIIQSGSFAINTRIVKYILNYNPDCFSIFIQNQAMDFVNLLYDMALGNGYHTIDAYAQNLNFITQNLFINNKNLIKHGN, via the coding sequence ATGAACACTACCTACTCATTACATCATATCAGCAACGATAGTAACTTCGGCTTTTGCCCGGATAGCTACAGCCGTTTCAAATTTGGCGATGAAGCGGTAGCCCGTGAATTTGGCAGCGCTTTGATTGATGGTTTTATAGCAGAAGTACTGTTGGCACAACCTATAACGCAACAAATTGTGGTGATATCGAGCCCTTATTCGTTTATCCCGACGGCTACTTTTGCCATGAAAACATGGTTTGTTTACGGGCTTAACCGCTGGCTGGCACAACATGGCTACCCGGTGGTGCAGGAAACCAAAGTACACCGCACTATTACTTATAAAGAGGATTATGGCGAACTGGATGCTGAGCAAAGGATGAACCTGATAGGTAACGATTCGTTCCATATTGATAAGGACTTTTTGACCGGCAAAACGCTGATATTTTTGGATGATATTAAAATAACCGGCAGCCACGAGCGCATGATCATGAAAATGGTGAATGCATACGGCCTAAGCAATGATATTTACATGCTTTACTTTGCCGAACTGATGAATAAAAACATCCACCCCAACATCGAAAATTTTTTAAACTATCACCAGGTAAAAACCATTTTCGACCTCGAGCCTATTATTCAAAGCGGCAGTTTTGCCATTAATACCCGCATAGTAAAATACATATTAAATTATAATCCCGATTGCTTTAGCATTTTTATACAAAACCAAGCGATGGATTTTGTAAACTTGCTATATGATATGGCTTTGGGCAATGGTTACCATACTATTGATGCCTACGCCCAAAACCTTAACTTTATTACCCAAAACCTATTTATAAACAATAAAAATCTGATTAAACATGGCAATTAA
- a CDS encoding ThuA domain-containing protein codes for MRLKITLLLALAMLVFNFSKIVVKPKILVFTKTSGYHHASIAAGSAAIIKLGAENDFSVDTTSNAAKISEANLSQYAAVVFLSTTGYMLNNYQQADLERYMQAGGNFVGVHAAADAEYDWQWYGRLVGAYFDSHPAMQEAILKVVDKNHPSTRALPDEWKRTDEWYNFKKISKNLHVLIKIDENSYKGGINGDNHPMAWYHNFENGRAFYTELGHTDESYSDPVYLGHLLGGIKYAIGDNKKPDYSKCTTLRVPEENRFVRTSLIQGTFYEPTEMTILPNLDILVTQRRGQIMLFKNATKTIKQVGFLNAYFKTLHTKGVNAEEGVLGIQADPDFKTNHYVYIYYSPADTSVNRLSRFTLTGDTIDNKSEKVVLQLYSQREICCHTGGSIAFGPDHLLFVSTGDNTTPFDEGKNLPHDTHSFAPLDDRPEHLNHDSRRSAGNTNDLRGKILRIKIKSDGSYTIPEGNLFKPGTAGTRPEIYVMGDRNPYRIAVDKKNDYLYWGEVGPDANNDSLATRGPRGYDEFNQAKAAGFFGWPLFIGPNIPYHAYNYETGESGPNFDPLHPINDSRNNTGLRELPPAQPAFIWYPYGESKDFPQVGSGGRTTMAGPIYYTDLYPKATRLPDYYNKKVFFYDWIRGWIKVLTLQPNGDLDKMEPFMATTKFNSPIDMETGPDGKIYVLEYGSGWFTKNKDAGLARIDYNTGNRAPEVKSIAANKAFGKLPLAVTFTATATDPENNTMTYTWNLGNGIKKTTALPKLVYTYTKKGNYNVSVEVKDDEGAATLSKTTPVLAGQDSPDMKLKMANMKANAAGMNLMMSLDCKACHKVAEKSVGPAFADVAKKYAKNLASTNHLVKKIATGGHGVWGDVDMPAHPNLKPAEIKQIVNWVYSLK; via the coding sequence ATGCGATTAAAAATTACTTTACTGCTGGCGCTTGCTATGCTTGTATTTAACTTCAGCAAAATAGTTGTTAAGCCCAAAATCCTGGTATTCACAAAAACATCCGGTTATCATCATGCATCCATTGCGGCAGGCTCTGCAGCTATCATTAAACTGGGTGCCGAAAACGATTTTTCGGTTGATACCACATCCAACGCTGCAAAAATCAGCGAAGCCAATCTTAGCCAATATGCCGCAGTTGTTTTCCTGAGCACTACCGGCTATATGCTTAATAATTACCAGCAGGCCGACCTGGAACGCTATATGCAGGCAGGGGGCAATTTTGTAGGCGTGCATGCTGCCGCCGATGCCGAATACGACTGGCAATGGTACGGCCGTTTGGTAGGCGCCTACTTTGACAGCCACCCTGCTATGCAGGAGGCCATATTAAAAGTGGTGGATAAAAACCATCCCTCAACCCGCGCTTTGCCCGATGAATGGAAAAGGACAGATGAGTGGTACAACTTTAAAAAGATCAGCAAAAACCTGCATGTGCTTATTAAAATTGATGAAAATAGCTACAAAGGCGGCATCAACGGCGATAACCACCCAATGGCCTGGTATCACAATTTTGAAAACGGGCGCGCCTTTTATACCGAACTTGGCCATACCGACGAATCGTACAGCGACCCTGTATATTTAGGCCACCTGCTGGGCGGTATTAAATATGCCATTGGCGACAATAAAAAACCCGATTACTCCAAATGTACCACCCTGCGCGTACCGGAGGAAAACCGTTTTGTAAGAACATCCCTTATTCAGGGCACTTTTTACGAGCCTACAGAAATGACCATTTTACCCAACCTGGATATTTTAGTAACCCAGCGTCGCGGCCAGATCATGCTGTTTAAAAATGCCACCAAAACCATTAAACAGGTTGGTTTCCTGAACGCTTATTTTAAAACGCTGCACACCAAAGGGGTAAATGCCGAAGAAGGCGTTTTAGGCATCCAGGCCGATCCGGATTTTAAAACCAACCATTACGTTTATATTTATTACAGCCCTGCAGATACTTCGGTAAACCGTTTATCGCGCTTTACACTTACGGGCGATACCATTGATAATAAGTCAGAAAAAGTTGTATTGCAGCTGTACTCCCAGCGCGAAATTTGCTGCCATACAGGCGGCTCCATAGCGTTTGGGCCAGATCATTTGTTGTTTGTATCTACCGGCGATAATACCACGCCATTTGATGAGGGCAAAAACCTGCCCCATGACACACATTCATTTGCTCCGTTGGATGACCGCCCGGAGCACTTAAATCACGACTCCAGGCGCTCTGCCGGGAATACCAACGATTTAAGAGGCAAAATCCTGAGAATAAAAATAAAAAGTGATGGATCTTATACCATTCCCGAGGGCAACCTATTTAAACCGGGCACCGCAGGCACCCGCCCGGAGATTTATGTAATGGGCGACCGAAACCCATACCGTATAGCCGTTGATAAAAAGAACGACTACCTGTACTGGGGCGAAGTTGGCCCCGATGCCAATAACGATAGCTTAGCCACCCGCGGCCCCCGCGGTTATGATGAATTTAACCAGGCCAAAGCAGCAGGCTTCTTCGGCTGGCCGTTGTTTATTGGCCCCAATATCCCTTACCATGCATATAACTATGAAACCGGCGAATCGGGCCCCAATTTTGACCCGCTGCATCCGATAAATGATTCCAGGAACAACACAGGCTTAAGAGAACTGCCGCCTGCGCAGCCTGCATTTATCTGGTACCCGTATGGCGAATCGAAAGATTTTCCGCAAGTTGGCTCTGGCGGCCGTACTACTATGGCCGGGCCCATTTATTATACCGACTTGTATCCAAAGGCAACCCGACTGCCCGATTATTATAATAAAAAGGTATTTTTTTATGATTGGATCCGTGGCTGGATAAAAGTACTTACCCTGCAACCAAACGGCGACCTGGACAAAATGGAGCCATTTATGGCCACTACCAAATTCAACTCACCTATTGATATGGAGACCGGCCCGGATGGTAAAATTTATGTGCTGGAATATGGCTCGGGCTGGTTTACCAAAAACAAAGATGCCGGTTTGGCCCGCATTGATTACAACACCGGCAACCGTGCGCCCGAAGTAAAAAGCATTGCTGCAAATAAAGCTTTTGGTAAATTGCCTTTAGCGGTAACTTTTACCGCAACAGCAACCGATCCGGAAAATAACACAATGACCTACACCTGGAACCTGGGCAACGGCATCAAAAAAACAACGGCTTTGCCAAAACTGGTTTACACCTATACCAAAAAAGGTAACTACAATGTATCGGTTGAGGTTAAAGATGATGAAGGCGCAGCCACGCTAAGTAAAACCACCCCGGTATTAGCCGGCCAGGATTCGCCTGATATGAAGCTAAAAATGGCCAACATGAAGGCTAACGCCGCAGGTATGAACTTAATGATGTCGTTAGATTGCAAGGCCTGCCATAAGGTTGCCGAAAAATCTGTAGGCCCGGCATTTGCCGATGTTGCTAAAAAGTATGCAAAAAACCTGGCTTCAACCAATCATCTGGTTAAAAAGATAGCAACCGGTGGACACGGCGTTTGGGGCGATGTGGATATGCCCGCGCACCCTAACCTTAAACCAGCCGAAATTAAACAGATAGTGAACTGGGTATACTCGCTTAAATAA
- a CDS encoding TerD family protein — protein MAINLVKGQTIDLRKNDKGESFDLSSVTIGLGWDVRKSHGGGGFLGKLFGGGSEEVEYDLDAIAFVLDKNGHVASRGRTFQKPNGNKINLYEGDVVYFNSMRHPSNHIWLTGDNRTGAGDGDDEQIIVKLDSLDPKYDRILFIVAIYQGQRKNQHFGMVENAFIRAVDNHGKEIAKFSLSGDATYNGMCSMKFAEVYRKDGTWKFRAIGEPYATDNFLELLKQY, from the coding sequence ATGGCAATTAATCTGGTAAAGGGTCAAACAATTGACCTGCGTAAAAATGATAAAGGCGAAAGCTTCGATTTGTCGTCGGTAACCATCGGCTTAGGCTGGGATGTGAGGAAAAGCCATGGCGGCGGCGGTTTTTTGGGCAAACTATTCGGCGGCGGCAGCGAAGAAGTGGAATACGACCTGGATGCCATCGCTTTTGTGCTTGATAAAAACGGCCATGTGGCCAGCAGGGGCCGCACTTTTCAAAAGCCAAACGGTAATAAAATAAATTTATACGAGGGCGATGTGGTGTACTTTAACTCCATGCGCCATCCGTCAAACCACATCTGGCTTACCGGCGATAACCGTACAGGCGCGGGCGATGGCGATGATGAGCAAATCATCGTAAAACTGGATTCGCTGGACCCCAAATACGACCGAATTTTGTTTATCGTAGCCATATACCAGGGCCAGCGGAAAAACCAGCATTTTGGCATGGTCGAGAACGCCTTTATCCGCGCCGTTGACAATCACGGTAAGGAGATAGCCAAATTCAGCCTATCGGGCGATGCCACCTACAACGGCATGTGCTCGATGAAATTTGCCGAAGTGTACCGCAAAGATGGCACCTGGAAATTCCGAGCCATTGGCGAACCGTATGCAACGGATAATTTTTTAGAGTTACTTAAACAGTATTAA
- a CDS encoding phosphatidylglycerophosphatase A family protein encodes MNFNKIIASIFGIGFLKGGGTYAAIVTCGGIWLLWQCPALQNPFYLLAIAILITLWGVYVSNKVEPDWGEDSSRVVIDEVAGMLISVLFLPQNLYILLGGLVLFRFFDIVKPLGIRKMEALPSGTGVMMDDVLAGVYSNAVLWLVCIIFRLKFTC; translated from the coding sequence ATGAACTTTAACAAAATAATAGCTTCCATATTCGGCATCGGTTTTTTAAAAGGCGGCGGCACCTATGCGGCTATAGTTACCTGCGGCGGTATTTGGTTATTGTGGCAATGTCCCGCTTTACAAAATCCGTTCTATTTGCTGGCGATAGCCATCCTTATAACCCTGTGGGGTGTATACGTGAGCAACAAGGTTGAACCTGACTGGGGCGAAGATAGTTCGCGCGTGGTGATAGATGAGGTTGCCGGTATGCTCATCTCGGTATTGTTTTTACCGCAAAACCTTTACATTTTATTGGGCGGGCTCGTGCTGTTCAGGTTTTTTGATATCGTTAAACCGCTTGGTATCCGTAAAATGGAAGCCCTGCCCAGTGGTACCGGTGTAATGATGGACGACGTGCTGGCCGGCGTATATTCCAACGCCGTGCTTTGGCTGGTTTGTATTATATTCAGACTTAAATTTACCTGCTAA
- a CDS encoding DUF1801 domain-containing protein — MPKLNAQLVTEYIEKLDAPVAQIVQAIRQIVLNVDPEIGEEIKWNAPSFLYTGEMKPFNPKEYKRYIMVMNLHKRILLVFPSGAKVNDTSGLLTGDYTDGRRLVYIKDMDDLKSKEPAIRKVVLDWLALIEK, encoded by the coding sequence ATGCCCAAATTAAACGCCCAGCTGGTAACAGAATACATTGAAAAACTGGATGCCCCGGTTGCCCAAATTGTGCAAGCCATCAGGCAGATAGTTTTAAACGTCGACCCCGAAATTGGCGAGGAAATTAAATGGAACGCCCCCAGCTTTTTGTACACGGGCGAAATGAAGCCTTTTAACCCGAAAGAATATAAAAGGTATATCATGGTGATGAACCTGCATAAACGCATTCTGCTCGTTTTCCCCAGCGGGGCAAAAGTTAATGACACCAGTGGTTTGTTAACTGGCGATTACACAGACGGCCGCCGCCTGGTATACATTAAGGATATGGATGATTTAAAAAGCAAAGAGCCCGCCATAAGAAAAGTGGTGCTTGATTGGCTGGCGCTGATTGAGAAATAA
- a CDS encoding ABC transporter permease has translation MPVKTSYRENISIALQSIAGNRLRTSLTALIIAIGIMALVSILTAIEGIRQFTNDAFADLGANSFTIQNRGEGLNFGNGGHRKMYPPITYDQADRFKKTFKLPVTIAVNIDVTGTAVAKFGSEKTNQNISISGSNENYLATSGKKLSFGRNFSTSELEHGSNVVLIGDEIKQKLFKHSDPVNQNVFIGGNKYKIVGVIASKGSSSFGGDKFCIIPILKAKQIDTNKNASYTVTVKVKGPGALDATIGEATSLFRNVRGLNVASQDNFEISRSDSIQKELSGQLQGITAGGFAISIITLIGAAIGLMNIMLVSVTERTREIGVRKAIGATPAVIRKQFLIEAIVICLIGGAAGIVLGMAAGNVIAVQISGTFAVPWGWLIFAVVLCTFIGLISGYYPAKKAAKLDPVEALRYE, from the coding sequence ATGCCGGTAAAAACCTCTTACAGAGAAAATATTTCGATAGCGTTACAATCCATTGCCGGTAACAGGTTGCGTACATCGCTTACGGCATTAATTATTGCCATTGGCATTATGGCACTGGTGAGTATTTTAACGGCAATTGAAGGCATCAGGCAATTTACCAACGATGCGTTTGCCGATTTGGGGGCTAATTCCTTCACCATCCAAAACCGGGGCGAAGGGTTAAACTTTGGCAATGGCGGCCACCGTAAAATGTACCCGCCCATTACTTATGACCAGGCCGACCGCTTTAAAAAGACTTTTAAACTGCCCGTTACCATTGCCGTTAATATTGATGTTACAGGCACCGCTGTTGCTAAATTCGGCAGTGAAAAAACAAACCAGAATATCTCGATATCCGGCTCAAACGAAAACTACCTGGCCACCAGCGGCAAAAAGCTTTCTTTCGGCCGTAATTTTTCAACTTCCGAACTTGAGCACGGATCAAACGTGGTGCTCATTGGTGATGAGATTAAACAAAAACTTTTTAAACACTCCGACCCGGTTAACCAAAACGTTTTTATTGGCGGCAACAAGTATAAAATAGTAGGCGTAATTGCTTCAAAAGGGTCAAGCTCATTTGGTGGCGACAAGTTTTGCATTATCCCGATATTAAAAGCCAAGCAAATTGACACCAATAAAAACGCATCCTATACGGTTACTGTTAAAGTGAAAGGCCCCGGAGCTTTGGATGCTACTATTGGCGAGGCAACCTCATTATTCAGAAATGTGCGGGGGCTTAATGTGGCCAGTCAGGATAATTTTGAAATATCACGAAGCGATTCGATCCAGAAGGAATTATCCGGTCAGCTGCAGGGGATTACAGCAGGAGGGTTTGCCATTAGTATTATAACGCTGATTGGCGCAGCCATAGGCCTCATGAATATTATGCTGGTATCGGTAACCGAACGTACCCGCGAAATAGGGGTACGTAAAGCCATAGGCGCCACACCGGCCGTAATACGTAAGCAGTTTTTAATTGAGGCCATAGTAATTTGCCTCATAGGCGGGGCCGCCGGTATAGTATTAGGTATGGCCGCCGGTAACGTCATAGCTGTTCAGATAAGCGGAACATTTGCTGTGCCATGGGGATGGCTGATATTCGCTGTAGTACTTTGTACATTCATCGGCCTGATATCTGGTTACTACCCGGCTAAAAAAGCCGCAAAGCTTGACCCGGTTGAAGCCTTGCGATACGAATAA
- a CDS encoding HAD family hydrolase codes for MYQHYSFDLWLTLIKSNPYFKIERTKIFHRDFNPMGKSIDEVAKAFRQVDLMCNAVNESTGKNIDADEMYLMVISLINDNQLSLSDIDTGKLYLNMEKLLFYYMPLVYSPVTISTLQHLKDKTGSTFSLLSNTGFIKGATLRKVLVELKMNNYFDFQLYSDEVGMSKPNPALFNLMLQNIKQVNAGKDILLSDIIHIGDNPKADVEGARAAGIKSLLINSNNQSILALLS; via the coding sequence ATGTATCAACACTACTCCTTCGATCTCTGGCTTACGCTGATTAAATCAAACCCTTATTTTAAAATAGAGCGTACCAAAATCTTCCACCGGGATTTTAACCCGATGGGTAAAAGTATTGACGAGGTGGCTAAAGCCTTCAGGCAGGTGGATTTGATGTGCAACGCCGTAAACGAAAGTACAGGCAAAAACATTGATGCCGATGAGATGTACCTGATGGTGATTAGCCTGATTAATGACAACCAGCTCAGCTTATCAGATATTGATACCGGCAAGCTGTACCTGAATATGGAGAAGCTGTTGTTCTATTACATGCCGCTGGTATACTCGCCTGTAACAATTTCCACGTTGCAGCATCTAAAAGATAAAACAGGTAGTACATTTAGTTTGTTAAGCAATACCGGTTTTATAAAAGGGGCAACCTTAAGAAAGGTACTGGTGGAGTTAAAGATGAATAACTACTTTGATTTTCAACTGTACTCGGATGAGGTGGGAATGTCGAAGCCAAACCCGGCCTTGTTTAATTTAATGCTGCAAAACATCAAACAGGTTAACGCCGGTAAGGATATCCTTTTAAGCGATATTATACATATAGGCGATAACCCTAAAGCTGATGTTGAAGGCGCCCGTGCGGCGGGCATAAAAAGTTTGCTCATCAACTCAAACAACCAATCTATTTTAGCCTTATTAAGTTAA
- a CDS encoding toxic anion resistance protein, giving the protein MEGAPNNNPINITPVNLDITPAPGTTTPVKLLDKEGNVDLANITPTEVQKYSEVAKALDPKDVNSILNYGTDVQASMEKYSNNFLTSVRTYNSGEVGLLINDLLTELNYIDVDELNQNAFTSFISHIPFMKKLVFDAKKLFQKYDTVINNIDKITNKIKAGRVNSLKDNSSLQTMFDSNVTYIHQMEELIISGQLKYNELSEQLAQMDANPSAYNDYEIADLRDFVNRLDKRLADLKVVRFIMMQSLAQIRVVQSNNTTIAEKAQSIVSTTIPVWKNQLTIAVALNRQKENVEMQKKISDTTNTILQKNAELLKQNSIDVARENEKTVVSLDTLKRTTASLIETLTEVKRIHDEGTANRKVLNTELQTLETELKKHVTNA; this is encoded by the coding sequence ATGGAAGGCGCACCAAATAACAACCCGATAAATATAACCCCGGTTAACCTGGATATAACTCCGGCACCGGGAACAACAACTCCTGTAAAATTGCTGGATAAGGAGGGCAATGTAGATTTAGCTAACATTACGCCTACCGAAGTACAAAAGTACAGCGAAGTGGCCAAGGCCCTCGACCCTAAAGATGTTAACTCCATCCTTAACTATGGCACCGATGTGCAGGCTTCAATGGAGAAGTATAGTAACAACTTTTTAACTTCGGTACGTACCTATAACTCCGGCGAAGTTGGTTTACTGATAAACGACCTGCTTACCGAACTGAATTATATTGACGTGGATGAACTTAACCAAAACGCGTTCACCTCCTTCATCTCGCATATCCCTTTTATGAAAAAGCTGGTGTTTGATGCCAAAAAGCTTTTCCAGAAGTACGATACCGTGATTAACAACATTGATAAGATCACTAATAAGATAAAGGCAGGGCGTGTTAACTCGTTAAAAGATAATAGTTCGTTGCAAACTATGTTTGACAGCAACGTAACTTACATCCACCAAATGGAAGAGCTGATTATCTCGGGCCAGTTAAAATACAATGAACTGAGTGAGCAGTTGGCACAAATGGATGCCAACCCATCGGCCTATAACGATTACGAAATTGCCGACCTGCGCGATTTTGTGAACCGCCTGGATAAACGCCTTGCCGATTTAAAGGTAGTAAGGTTTATCATGATGCAATCATTGGCACAAATACGCGTGGTGCAAAGCAATAACACTACCATAGCCGAGAAAGCGCAATCCATCGTTTCAACAACCATCCCGGTTTGGAAAAACCAGCTTACAATAGCTGTTGCCCTAAACCGCCAGAAGGAAAATGTGGAGATGCAGAAAAAGATCTCGGACACCACCAACACCATCCTGCAAAAAAATGCCGAGCTGCTGAAACAAAATAGCATTGATGTTGCCCGCGAGAATGAGAAAACGGTAGTATCGCTGGATACCCTGAAACGCACAACCGCATCGCTGATTGAAACCCTTACCGAGGTAAAACGCATTCACGATGAAGGTACTGCCAACAGGAAGGTATTGAACACCGAATTGCAGACACTGGAAACAGAGTTGAAAAAGCACGTGACTAACGCGTAA
- a CDS encoding TerD family protein, with product MAINLQKGQKIDIGLSKMTVGLGWNPNEGTGYDFDLDVSAIMIDGNRFVPEDEFFVFYNNVDSPDGAVHHTGDDPSGGNSDGGDDESINIDLTKVDGKIQEILFVVTIHEAQPRRQNFGQVRDSYIRIIDEQTGSEVCKYELGEDFSIETAVEFGRLYRRNGAWKFEASGVGYKEDLAFFLSKYFKGQIIK from the coding sequence ATGGCTATTAATCTTCAAAAAGGACAAAAAATAGATATCGGACTGTCGAAAATGACAGTTGGTTTGGGCTGGAACCCAAATGAAGGCACAGGTTATGATTTTGACCTGGATGTATCGGCTATCATGATAGATGGCAACAGGTTTGTACCGGAAGACGAGTTCTTCGTTTTTTATAACAACGTAGATTCGCCGGACGGCGCCGTTCATCATACCGGCGACGATCCTTCGGGCGGTAACAGCGATGGCGGCGATGACGAATCCATCAATATTGATTTAACTAAAGTTGACGGCAAAATACAGGAGATATTGTTTGTGGTAACCATCCACGAAGCGCAACCTCGCAGGCAAAACTTTGGCCAGGTGCGCGATTCATATATCCGCATTATTGACGAGCAAACCGGCAGCGAAGTTTGTAAATATGAGCTGGGCGAGGATTTTTCTATCGAAACAGCTGTTGAGTTTGGCCGTTTATACCGACGCAACGGGGCCTGGAAATTTGAGGCATCGGGCGTGGGTTACAAGGAAGATCTGGCCTTCTTTTTAAGTAAATATTTTAAAGGGCAAATCATTAAGTAA
- a CDS encoding TerD family protein codes for MAINLQKGQRISLEKSNGNKLESVCVGINWGAIEKKGLFGFGVTKEAVDLDASCALFDESKRLIDVIYFGNLKSKDGSVKHSGDDLTGDLNGNDGIDNEVITVNLPGLPASVTYVAFMLNSFRGQDFGTIPFASIRIYEGTPTRVNEVFATYDIAHSKDFAGHVAMVMGVFYKKNGEWKFNAIGEPTRDRKLEETVKTVTNNYL; via the coding sequence ATGGCAATTAATCTTCAAAAGGGACAACGCATCAGTCTCGAGAAAAGTAACGGCAATAAATTAGAAAGTGTTTGCGTGGGCATAAACTGGGGGGCTATTGAAAAAAAAGGTCTTTTTGGCTTTGGCGTAACCAAAGAAGCGGTTGATCTTGACGCCAGCTGTGCTTTGTTTGATGAAAGTAAGCGCCTGATAGATGTGATCTACTTCGGCAACTTAAAATCAAAAGATGGTTCGGTAAAACATAGCGGAGATGATCTTACCGGTGATTTAAATGGCAACGACGGTATAGACAATGAAGTAATTACTGTAAACCTTCCGGGTTTGCCTGCATCGGTAACTTACGTGGCATTTATGCTGAACAGTTTCCGTGGGCAGGATTTTGGCACCATTCCTTTTGCGTCTATCCGCATTTATGAAGGTACGCCAACCCGCGTAAACGAAGTGTTTGCTACCTATGATATTGCACACAGCAAAGATTTTGCCGGCCACGTTGCCATGGTGATGGGCGTTTTTTACAAAAAGAACGGCGAATGGAAATTTAACGCCATTGGCGAACCAACCCGCGACCGCAAACTGGAAGAAACCGTTAAAACAGTTACCAATAATTATTTATAA
- a CDS encoding TerD family protein: protein MAINLQKGQRESIHAPKFTIGLGWDTNSSSTGSAFDLDASVFILGDNKRLLADEYFVFYNNLVSPDGAVEHTGDNLTGAGDGDDEQVKVDLSKADAKISEICIVVTIHEAEARKQNFGQVRNSFIRIFDAETGADILKYELEEDFSIETAVEFGRIYKKDNNWKFEAVGVGMKGGLQDYLNKYQ from the coding sequence ATGGCAATTAATTTGCAAAAAGGCCAGCGCGAAAGCATCCATGCCCCAAAATTCACTATAGGGCTGGGCTGGGATACCAATAGCTCATCAACAGGCAGCGCATTCGATTTAGACGCCTCTGTTTTTATTTTGGGCGACAATAAAAGATTACTGGCCGACGAATATTTTGTGTTTTATAACAACCTGGTATCCCCGGATGGCGCAGTTGAGCATACCGGCGATAACCTTACCGGCGCCGGCGACGGCGACGACGAGCAGGTAAAGGTCGATCTATCAAAGGCTGATGCTAAAATCTCGGAAATTTGCATTGTGGTAACCATTCACGAGGCCGAGGCGCGCAAACAAAACTTTGGCCAGGTACGCAACTCCTTCATCAGGATATTTGATGCTGAAACCGGCGCCGATATTTTGAAGTATGAACTGGAAGAAGATTTCTCGATAGAAACCGCTGTTGAATTTGGCCGCATCTACAAAAAAGATAACAACTGGAAATTCGAAGCTGTTGGCGTTGGCATGAAAGGCGGCCTGCAGGATTATTTAAACAAATATCAATAA